A genomic region of Micromonospora sp. NBRC 110009 contains the following coding sequences:
- a CDS encoding N-acetylmuramoyl-L-alanine amidase, protein MHLSPPPSGRRILLAAAVAATAALAATGPVAAEPITAPTVDRQQQYAAAAGEYGVPQNVLLGVSYLESRWDTHAGQPSTSGGYGPMHLTDAEQVASTPSSAHVDENEDPRGDDARPLTVDPAIAAAPSGDVLPQASLQTVDAAAALTGLSVETLRSDATANIRGGAALLASYQKALGGPVGAGSDPAAWYGAVARYSGADTEDAAAAFADEVYDQIGQGASRTTDDGQRVTLAAAAVTPDESGLHKLGLRRAERPDGLECPVRVACEWIPAPYEKYGPGAGDYGNHDLGARPAQQKIEYIVIHDTEGYFGPSVNLVKDKTYLGWHYTLRSADGYIAQHIKAKDVGWHAGNWYVNAKSIGIEHEGFAGHGTWYTEAMYRTSAKLVRHLALRFQVPLDRQHILGHDNVPGTTAGTVAGMHWDPGPYWDWSHYFDLMKAPFQGTGTPHSGLVTIDPDYATNQPAFIGCNQQPPGVPKPTPPAAPCPLRGSSSVILHTAPSELAPLVNDRGLRPNGTPDTMYISDHGARASAGQTYALADVQGDWTAIWYLGQKAWFYNPAAAPTAKWAQGSVVTPKPGKTTIPVYGRAYPERAAYPAGVPYQTISPLQYTFAAGQRYAVGGVLPGEYYRAVTFDGSSPGDWTVIRGENRYVQIQFGHRVMFVNLDDVQIQPASVGSPE, encoded by the coding sequence ATGCACCTCTCACCCCCGCCGTCGGGCAGACGGATACTGCTGGCCGCCGCCGTCGCGGCGACCGCTGCCCTCGCGGCCACCGGCCCGGTGGCCGCCGAACCCATCACCGCCCCCACCGTCGACCGCCAGCAGCAGTACGCCGCGGCGGCCGGCGAGTACGGCGTGCCGCAGAACGTCCTGCTCGGCGTCTCCTACCTGGAGTCCCGCTGGGACACCCACGCGGGCCAGCCCAGCACCAGCGGCGGCTACGGCCCGATGCACCTGACCGACGCCGAGCAGGTGGCCTCGACCCCGTCCAGCGCGCACGTGGACGAGAACGAGGACCCGCGGGGCGACGACGCACGACCGCTCACCGTCGACCCGGCCATCGCCGCCGCGCCGTCCGGGGACGTGCTGCCCCAGGCGTCCCTGCAGACCGTCGACGCCGCCGCCGCGCTCACCGGCCTGTCGGTGGAGACGCTGCGCAGCGACGCCACCGCCAACATCCGCGGCGGGGCGGCGCTGCTCGCGTCGTACCAGAAGGCACTGGGCGGGCCGGTCGGTGCCGGCAGCGACCCGGCGGCCTGGTACGGCGCGGTGGCCCGCTACTCCGGCGCGGACACCGAGGACGCCGCGGCGGCCTTCGCCGACGAGGTGTACGACCAGATCGGCCAGGGCGCCAGCCGGACCACCGACGACGGGCAGCGGGTGACCCTCGCCGCCGCGGCGGTGACGCCGGACGAGTCCGGGCTGCACAAGCTGGGGCTGCGCCGCGCCGAGCGGCCGGACGGGCTGGAGTGCCCGGTCCGCGTCGCCTGCGAGTGGATCCCCGCGCCGTACGAGAAGTACGGCCCGGGCGCCGGCGACTACGGCAACCACGACCTGGGCGCCCGGCCCGCCCAGCAGAAGATCGAGTACATCGTCATCCACGACACCGAGGGCTACTTCGGTCCCAGCGTGAACCTGGTCAAGGACAAGACCTACCTGGGCTGGCACTACACGCTGCGCTCGGCGGACGGCTACATCGCCCAGCACATCAAGGCCAAGGACGTGGGCTGGCACGCCGGCAACTGGTACGTCAACGCCAAGTCCATCGGCATCGAGCACGAGGGCTTCGCCGGCCACGGCACCTGGTACACCGAGGCGATGTACCGCACCTCGGCCAAGCTGGTCCGCCACCTGGCGCTGCGGTTCCAGGTCCCGCTGGACCGGCAGCACATCCTCGGCCACGACAACGTGCCCGGCACCACCGCGGGCACCGTGGCCGGCATGCACTGGGACCCGGGCCCCTACTGGGACTGGTCGCACTACTTCGACCTGATGAAGGCGCCGTTCCAGGGCACCGGCACGCCGCACAGCGGCCTGGTCACCATCGACCCGGACTACGCCACCAACCAGCCCGCCTTCATCGGCTGCAACCAGCAGCCGCCGGGCGTGCCGAAGCCGACGCCGCCGGCCGCGCCGTGCCCGCTCCGCGGCTCTTCCTCGGTCATCCTGCACACCGCGCCGAGCGAGCTCGCGCCGCTGGTCAACGACCGCGGCCTGCGCCCGAACGGCACGCCGGACACCATGTACATCTCCGACCACGGCGCCCGCGCCTCGGCCGGTCAGACGTACGCCCTGGCGGACGTGCAGGGCGACTGGACGGCGATCTGGTACCTCGGCCAGAAGGCCTGGTTCTACAACCCGGCCGCCGCGCCCACCGCGAAGTGGGCGCAGGGCTCTGTGGTGACGCCCAAGCCCGGGAAGACCACCATCCCGGTGTACGGGCGGGCCTACCCCGAGCGGGCGGCCTACCCGGCCGGGGTGCCGTACCAGACCATCTCCCCGCTCCAGTACACCTTCGCCGCGGGCCAGCGGTACGCGGTCGGCGGGGTCCTGCCGGGCGAGTACTACCGCGCCGTCACCTTCGACGGCTCCTCGCCGGGTGACTGGACCGTGATCCGGGGCGAGAACCGGTACGTGCAGATCCAGTTCGGCCACCGCGTGATGTTCGTGAATCTGGACGACGTGCAGATCCAGCCGGCGTCGGTCGGCTCTCCGGAGTAG
- a CDS encoding C40 family peptidase has translation MPVATLPPHRHAPSQPPVRPVGARVVRRLLTLVAAVAVGAGLLAAPAHAAPSVDEIDAQIDKQWEQLEPTIESYNKIRSQLKVNQKKSDDLEKKMVPLELESALAMNRVGDMAARYYIQGPSQEIGALLVSTKPGTLGEQLVILDRLAEEQHKQIAGVLAVRDKYNRQKQKLDALIATQIKQRDELAAKKKQIDSEIKRLTKMLPVTSIRPEGCPAIDGVVSSAARIAIKTACAQVGDPYVWGATGPNSFDCSGLTQYAYKAAGIYLTHFTGAQWNEGRAVSRADARPGDLVFFYSDLHHVGLYLGNGLMVHAPRTGKPVQVAKVAYMPVAGYRRVT, from the coding sequence GTGCCGGTGGCAACCCTGCCCCCTCATCGCCACGCCCCGAGCCAGCCGCCCGTCCGACCGGTCGGCGCGCGGGTCGTACGCCGTCTCCTCACCCTGGTCGCGGCCGTCGCGGTCGGCGCCGGGCTGCTGGCGGCTCCGGCGCACGCGGCGCCGTCGGTGGATGAGATCGACGCACAGATCGACAAGCAGTGGGAACAGCTCGAGCCCACCATCGAGAGCTACAACAAGATTCGGTCCCAGCTCAAGGTCAACCAGAAGAAGTCGGACGACCTCGAGAAGAAGATGGTGCCGCTGGAGCTGGAGTCGGCCCTGGCGATGAACCGGGTCGGCGACATGGCGGCCCGCTACTACATCCAGGGTCCCTCGCAGGAGATCGGCGCGCTGCTGGTGAGCACCAAGCCGGGCACCCTCGGCGAGCAGCTCGTCATCCTCGACCGGCTGGCCGAGGAGCAGCACAAGCAGATCGCCGGCGTGCTCGCCGTCCGCGACAAGTACAACCGGCAGAAGCAGAAGCTGGACGCGCTGATCGCCACCCAGATCAAGCAGCGGGACGAGCTGGCGGCGAAGAAGAAGCAGATCGACTCCGAGATCAAGCGGCTGACCAAGATGCTGCCGGTGACCTCGATCCGCCCGGAGGGCTGCCCGGCCATCGACGGCGTGGTGAGCAGCGCCGCCCGGATCGCGATCAAGACCGCCTGCGCGCAGGTCGGCGACCCGTACGTCTGGGGCGCCACCGGGCCGAACTCCTTCGACTGCTCCGGTCTCACCCAGTACGCCTACAAGGCGGCGGGCATCTACCTCACCCACTTCACGGGCGCGCAGTGGAACGAGGGCCGGGCGGTCTCCCGCGCCGACGCCCGACCAGGTGATCTGGTCTTCTTCTACAGCGACCTGCACCATGTCGGGCTCTACCTCGGCAACGGGCTGATGGTGCACGCGCCCCGGACCGGCAAACCGGTCCAGGTCGCGAAGGTGGCCTACATGCCGGTCGCCGGCTACCGCCGGGTCACCTGA
- a CDS encoding hemolysin family protein, which translates to MSELLVAVLLLLGNAFFVGSEFALIASRRTVIEPLAAVSKRARWALAAMNQIPLMIAGAQLGITVCSLGLGAIAEPALAHLLEAPFEALGLPASAVHPVAFVIALGVVVFLHTVVGEMVPKNITLAGPEPSALWLGPLMLAFCVATKPLLLAMKWSARQVLRLWRVEATDAVKTVFTAEELAGLVSQARTEGLLDAEEHARITGALALHSRTAADALQPWSTVTTVAEDVSPASLEVLATRTGRSRFPVVQRSTRRVLGFVHVKDVLGYAGASRRAPVPAEVYRPLAVVPPDRTLADLLLSMRRERRHMVLVSDGRRPLGVVTLDDVLTAIVGT; encoded by the coding sequence GTGAGTGAGCTCCTGGTCGCGGTCCTGCTGCTGCTCGGCAACGCCTTCTTCGTGGGCAGCGAGTTCGCCCTGATCGCCTCCCGGCGGACGGTGATCGAGCCGCTCGCGGCGGTGTCCAAGCGGGCCCGCTGGGCCCTCGCCGCGATGAACCAGATCCCACTGATGATCGCCGGGGCGCAGCTCGGCATCACGGTCTGCTCACTGGGCCTCGGCGCGATCGCCGAGCCGGCGCTGGCCCACCTGCTGGAGGCACCGTTCGAGGCGCTCGGCCTGCCGGCCTCGGCCGTGCACCCGGTGGCGTTCGTGATCGCCCTGGGCGTGGTGGTCTTCCTGCACACCGTGGTCGGCGAGATGGTGCCGAAGAACATCACCCTGGCCGGCCCGGAGCCGTCGGCGCTCTGGCTCGGCCCGCTGATGCTGGCGTTCTGCGTCGCCACCAAGCCGCTGCTGCTCGCCATGAAGTGGTCGGCCCGGCAGGTGCTGCGGCTGTGGCGGGTCGAGGCGACCGACGCCGTGAAGACCGTGTTCACCGCGGAGGAGCTGGCCGGCCTGGTCTCCCAGGCGCGTACCGAGGGGCTGCTGGACGCGGAGGAGCACGCCCGGATCACCGGCGCGCTGGCCCTGCACAGCCGTACGGCGGCCGACGCGCTGCAACCCTGGTCGACGGTCACCACGGTGGCCGAGGACGTCTCACCGGCCTCGCTGGAGGTGCTGGCGACCCGGACCGGCCGGTCCCGGTTCCCGGTGGTGCAGCGGTCCACCCGCCGGGTGCTCGGCTTCGTCCACGTCAAGGACGTGCTCGGCTACGCGGGGGCGAGCCGCCGCGCCCCGGTGCCCGCCGAGGTCTACCGGCCGCTGGCGGTGGTGCCGCCGGACCGTACGCTGGCCGACCTGCTGCTCTCGATGCGGCGGGAGCGGCGGCACATGGTCCTGGTGAGTGACGGTCGCCGACCCCTCGGCGTGGTGACGCTCGACGATGTATTGACGGCCATCGTTGGCACGTAG
- a CDS encoding hemolysin family protein: MPLVGFVLLTAGNAFFVAAEFALVTVDRAEIDRRVGEGDGRAATVRRALRELSFQLSGAQLGITITALLTGYLAEPALARLFAPLLGPLGGAERLSGLLALALATLISMLFGELVPKNLALARPMPAALTTAGPMRTFSRTFGWLIRLLNDSANRLVRRLGVEPQEELASARSPEELGLLAAISARAGALPPDTAMLLRRTIRFGDKRAAEAMTPRVDVIALRATATVAELLDLSQQTGRTRFPVYEETLDLVTGVAGVPDALGVPLAHRAATTVAAVAREPVYVPESLDLDGVLAALKAAGADLAIVVDEYGGTDGVVTVEDLVEELVGEIADEFDPDAVDDLGPVELTVPGGERTVLVDGVLRSDEMVEQTGFRLPEGPYETLAGFLMARLGHIPVPGEAVDEAGYEFTVVEVDRHRVEQVRVVRPEEPDDGE; this comes from the coding sequence TTGCCCCTGGTCGGATTCGTTCTGCTGACCGCCGGCAACGCGTTCTTCGTCGCGGCCGAGTTCGCCCTGGTCACCGTCGACCGCGCGGAGATCGACCGGCGGGTCGGCGAGGGCGACGGCCGGGCCGCCACGGTACGCCGCGCGCTGCGCGAGCTCTCCTTCCAGCTCTCCGGCGCGCAGCTCGGCATCACCATCACCGCGCTGCTCACCGGCTACCTGGCCGAGCCGGCCCTGGCCCGGCTCTTCGCCCCGCTGCTCGGTCCCCTCGGCGGGGCGGAGCGGCTCAGCGGGCTGCTCGCCCTGGCCCTGGCCACCCTCATCTCGATGCTCTTCGGCGAGCTGGTGCCGAAGAACCTGGCGCTGGCCCGGCCGATGCCGGCCGCGCTGACCACCGCCGGGCCGATGCGGACCTTCTCCCGCACCTTCGGCTGGCTGATCCGGCTGCTCAACGACTCGGCGAACCGGCTGGTCCGGCGCCTCGGCGTGGAGCCGCAGGAGGAACTGGCCAGTGCCCGGTCCCCGGAGGAACTGGGGCTGCTCGCCGCGATCTCGGCCCGGGCCGGCGCGCTCCCGCCGGACACCGCGATGCTGCTGCGCCGCACCATCCGGTTCGGCGACAAGCGGGCCGCCGAGGCGATGACCCCCCGGGTCGACGTGATCGCGTTGCGGGCCACCGCCACGGTCGCCGAGCTGCTGGACCTGTCCCAGCAGACCGGCCGCACCCGGTTTCCGGTCTACGAGGAGACGCTCGACCTGGTCACCGGGGTCGCCGGGGTGCCGGACGCGCTCGGCGTGCCGCTGGCGCACCGGGCGGCGACCACCGTCGCCGCGGTCGCCCGCGAGCCGGTGTACGTGCCGGAGAGCCTCGACCTCGACGGGGTGCTCGCGGCCCTCAAGGCGGCCGGCGCGGACCTGGCCATCGTGGTGGACGAGTACGGCGGCACGGACGGCGTGGTGACCGTGGAGGACCTCGTCGAGGAGCTGGTCGGCGAGATCGCCGACGAGTTCGACCCGGACGCGGTCGACGACCTCGGTCCGGTCGAGCTGACCGTGCCCGGCGGCGAGCGGACCGTCCTGGTGGACGGCGTGCTGCGCTCCGACGAAATGGTCGAGCAGACCGGCTTCCGGCTGCCCGAGGGGCCGTACGAGACCCTCGCCGGCTTCCTGATGGCCCGGCTGGGGCACATCCCGGTGCCGGGGGAGGCCGTCGACGAGGCCGGGTACGAGTTCACCGTCGTGGAGGTCGACCGGCACCGCGTCGAGCAGGTCCGGGTGGTCCGCCCCGAGGAGCCCGACGACGGTGAGTGA